Genomic window (Salvelinus namaycush isolate Seneca chromosome 27, SaNama_1.0, whole genome shotgun sequence):
CTAATGAAAGACTACCATACAGCTAACCAGTCATCCCTAGAGTAATGAAAGACTACCATACAGCTAACCAGTCATCCCTAGACTAATGAAAGACTACCATACAGCTAACCAGTCATCCCTAGACTAATGAAAGACTACCATACAGCTAACCAGTCATCCCTAGACTAATGAAAGACTACCATACAGCTAACCAGTCATCCCTAGAGTAATGAAAGACTACCATACAGCTAACCAGTCATCCCTAGACTAATGAAAGACTACCATACAGCTAACCAGTCATCCCTAGACTAATGAAAGACTACCATACAGCTAACCAGTCATCCCTAGACTAATGAAAGACTACCATACAGCTAACCAGTCATCCCTAGAGTAATGAAAGACTACCAGCTAGGAAATGTACTTGTAGACTTGCTGCTGCCTTTATGAGAGGCTCCACAAATCAGTGGGAGAGATTGGATGTCTCGAGCCCATACCAGCGGCATATTGCAGATTATACAGGGCAacatttatttacatttattacgtctttatgtaatacatgcatcactagccactttaaactatgccactttatgtttacataccctacattactcatctcatatgtatatactgtactcgataccatctactgcatcttgccatctttatgtaatacatgcatcactagccactttaaactatgccactttatgtttacataccctacattactcatctcatatgtatatactgtactcgataccatctactgcatcttgccatctttatgtaatacatgcatcactagccactttaaactatgccactttatgtttacataccctacattactcatctcatatgtatatactgtactcgataccatctactgcatcttgccatctttatgtaatacatgcatcactagccactttaaactatgccactttatgtttacataccctacattactcatctcatatgtatatactgtactctataccatctactgcatcttgccatctttatgtaatacatgcatcactagccactttaaactatgccactttatgtttacataccctacattactcatctcatatgtatatactgtactcgataccatctactgcatcttgcctatgccgttctgtaccatcactcattcatatatctttatgtacatattctttatccctttacacttgtgtgtataaggtagtagttgtggaattgttaggttagattactcgttggttattactgcattgtcgggaactagaagcacaagcatttcgctacactcgcattaacatctgctaaccatgtgtatgtgacaaataacatttgatttgattagatttttgaaagGGGCCTAAATGGCCAAATTGAGTGTGCGATGCTGTGTAACTATTAGAACAAGTGGACTGTATAAGGATGTTGATGGGTTCAGAGTTCAAAGTGACAACATGATGCATGAATAAGAAAGCAGATGAAATGAGATGAAGCAGGAAATCCacagttgtttttttttattacacaAAATACAGGAACACATGGGGAAAGGTTGTGTTttactaggggggggggggggggaatacaaGGAGGAAGTTAAACATGTTATTAACATACAAGCATGACTGACgaatgcaaaaaaaataaaaaataaatgtagaatCAAAAACCAACTGTGGATATATCTTACATACTGGACTGGCGGGATACTGCACTAAATATGGCAGCAGCACATACAATGGTTATTTTAATACTATCATTTTATACATTTACTACAATCATGAAAAGTACTCGTCAGTCACGCACAACATGGAAAGGAAACATAAGTTAGCCACCCCGTGCAATCACCAACAGACATAAGGAAGACTGGAGGGAGAAACTGCTGCTTAAATAGTCAAGGTGCTAATGAGCAGAGTAGGGACAGGGGCAGGGCAAGGGAGGAGGGTGGTCAGAGTAGAGACAGGGGCAGGGCAAGGGAGGGGGGTGGTCAGAGTAGGGACAGGGGCAGGGCAAGGGAGGGGAGTGGTCAGAGTAGAGACAGGGGCAGGGCAAGGGAGGGGGGTGGTCAGAGTAGGGACAGGGGCAGGGCAAGGGAGGGGAGTGGTCAGAGTAGGGACAGGGGCAGGGCAAGGGAGGGGAGTGGTCAGAGTAGGGACAGGGGCAGGGCAAGGGAGGAGGGTGGTCAGAGTAGAGACAGGGGCAGGGCAAGGGAGGGGAGTGGTCAGAGTAGACAGGGGCAGGGCAAGGGAGGGGAGTGGTCAGAGTAGGGACAGGGGCAGGGCAAGGGAGGGGAGTGGTCAGAGTAGGGACAGGGGCAGGGCAAGGGATGGGGTGGTCAGAGTAGAGACAGGGGCAGGGCAAGGGGGGGGGTGGTCAGAGTAGACAGGAGCAGGGCAAGGGAGGGGGGTGGTCAGAGTAGGGACAGGGGCAGGGCAAGGGAGGGGGGTGGTCATAGTAGGGACAGGGGCAAGGCAAGGGAGGGGGGTGGTCAGAGTAGGGACAGGGGCAGGGCAAGAGAGGGGGGTGGTCAGAGTAGACAGGGGCAGGGCAAGGGAGGGGAGTGGTCAGAGTAGACAGGGGCAGGGCAAGGGAGGGGAGTGGTCAGAGTAGGGACAGGGGCAGGGCAAGGGAGGGGAGTGGTCAGAGTAGGGACAGGGGCAGGGCAAGAGCGGGGGGTGGTCAGAGTAGGGACAGGGGCAGGGCAAGGGTGGGGAGTGGTCAGAGTAGAGACAGGGGCAGGGCAAGGGAGGGGAGTGGTCAGAGTAGGGACAGGGGCAGGGCAAGAGAGGGGGGTGGTCAGAGTAGGGACAGGGGCAGGGCAAGGGAGGGGAGTGGTCAGAGTAGAGACAGGAGCAGGGCAAGGGAGGGGAGTGGTCAGAGTAGGGACAGGGGCAGGGCAAGAGAGGGTGGTGGTCAGACTAGGGACAGGGCAAGGGAGGGGAGTGGCAAGAGAGGTGTGGTCAGAGTAGAGAGGGGCAGAGgtgactcgagtcacaaatatgacttgcaactcgactttgactttaacaccaatgattcgtgacttgacttggacttgagccttatgactcgacctgacttgataccctccccaacctgacttgataccctccccgacctgacttgataccctccccgacctgacttgataccctccccaacctgtcTTGATACCCTCCCCGACCTGACACCCTcccgacctgacttgataccctccccaaactgacttgataccctccccaacctgacttgataccctccccaacctgacttgataccctccctgacctgataccctccccaacctgacttgataccctccccgacctgacaccctccccaacctgacttgataccctccccgacctgacttgataccctccccaacctgacttgataccctccccaacctgacttgataccctccccaacctgacttgataccctccccaacctgacttgataccctccccaagctgacttgataccctccccaagctgacttgataccctccccgacctgacaccctccccaacctgacttgataccctccccaacctgacttgataccctccccaacctgacttgataccctccccaacctgacttgataccctcctcaacctgacttgataccctcctcaacctgacttgataccctccccaacctgacttgataccctccccaacctgacttgataccctccccaacctgacttgataccctcctcaacctgacttgataccctcctcaacctgacttgataccctccccaaactgacttgataccctccccaacctgacttgataccctccccaaactgacttgataccctccccaacctgacttgataccctcctcaacctgacttgataccctccccaaactgacttgataccctccccaacctgacttgataccctccccaaactgacttgataccctccccaaactgacttgataccctccccaacctgacttgataccctccccaaactgacttgataccctccccgacctgacttgataccctccccgacctgacttgataccctccccaaactgacttgataccctccccaaactgacttgataccctccccaacctgacttgataccctccccaaactgacttgataccctccccaacctgacttgataccctccccaacctgacttgataccctccccaacctgacttgataccctcctcaACCTGACTTGaaaccctccccaacctgacttgataccctccccaacctgacttgataccctccccaacctgacttgataccctcccccacctgacttgataccctcctccacctgacttgataccctcctccacctgacttgataccctccccaacctgacttgataccctcctcgaccagacttgataccctccccgaccagacttgataccctccccgaccagacttgataccctccccgacctgacttgataccctccccgacctgacttgataccctccccaacctgacttgataccctccccaacctgacttgataccctccccaacctgacttgataccctccccaacctgacttgataccctcccaaacctgacttgataccctccccaaacctgacttgataccctccccaaacctgacttgataccctccccaacctgacttgataccctccccaacctgacttgatcccctccccaacctgacttgatccCCTCCCCAACcagacttgataccctccccaacctgacttgataccctcctccacctgacttgataccctccccaaactgacttgataccctccccgacctgacttgataccctccccgacCTGACTTGACACCCTCCCCGACCTGACTTGacaccctccccaacctgacttgatccCCTCCCCAACcagacttgataccctccccgacctgataccctccccaaactgacttgataccctccccaacctgacttgataccctccccgacCTGACTTGACACCCTCCCCGACCTGACTTGATCCCCTCCCCAACcagacttgataccctccccgaccagacttgataccctccccaacctgacttgatacccttcCCGAcctgataccctccccaaactgacttgataccctccccgacctgacttgataccctccccgacctgacttgataccctccccaagcccaaatattaaaaatgatgctatttaaaaaaagtttgcagcgcatcaactcttcatttaacggatttaCAGTTTGAATCAGAAAAAGTTGTTCCTGGCCGTGTagaggaacgtcggcgggtgaattcagacggagcccttggaaagatgatacccaaaagTATTATTTTCGAATATAAAGACGACGCTTTAccaacaaaaaacggattgcaacttgcaaaacatgcggaaagaaaattacagacggaggggcaacaatttccaactttgttcgacatttgaagctgcacaaacaacggtaagtcgtggctaatatagccgacagctatatattttattactttactagtgtatcatgtaggctagcgtaaagttaaatcaatgagcctccacacagtcagtcagtgcgggaacgtgatcagtgcacccaagattgagctacaactggctaggcagttggtaacctaaatcctgcctgatgttactgctgttcctaaaacaagattgagctacaactggctaggcagttggtagcctaaatcctgcctgatgttactgctgttcctaaaaccattgacatacgttagcctactgtaaccacacagagagagtgtgtgtgtgtgtgtgtgtgttaaggttgggcgattgtgtacaagcctacatcgcccgattgcgccccatagcgatcctcgatagtcgaccactattgggggaggggggggggggggggggtctttctcatggctacccatgtatttacatggaaatataacgtttatttggaaagtaataaatatatagatatttttaaaagcattcacgatttgcgtaaatgtattatactattactcttgttaaaaatatgaaatggtattacatttggtgaagagcacattaggacttgagacttgacttgatggtcttgtcttgacttgggacttgagtgctaagacttgagacttacttggaCTGGGCTgtcttgggacttgagtgctaagacttgagacctTCTTGTGAcctgtaaaacaatgacttggtcccacctctggagAGGGGTGTGGCCAGAATGGGAATAAATGAGTCATAGAGGGCAGAAATAGCAAGGAGGGGGGCAGAGCCATGTAGGAGctatgtgtaacctttatttaactaggcaagtcagttaagaacaaattcctatttacaataacggccaaacccggacgacgctgggccagttgtgcggcaccttatgggactcccaatcacgaccgaagtccaaaacgaacaaaaacatcaCAAGATGTCaccataatatatgcacaaactctaacgaactgtttcggctgggaagcatgaaTACGCCTTTATACgtccagtgaaatatctgtctcctTCTATCTGTGGTAACGGTGCATCACTCCATAGCCGAGCGTGGCATTTGCTGACATCCTCCATATAACTTGTGTTTTTAGAGTAGAGGAGATAAGGACAGGTTATTTAAGAAGACGTACTAGTTCCATATAACAGAGCTCTGTTTACGCACCATTTTACAGGACACACACGCCATCTGGTGGCGATGGAATAGCGCTGATGCGTCGATCTATGTCTCTGAATTCGATTGCTCTCCTTGCTGTCTGGTGGAGTTGATCCCAGAAATCCACTCACCGCTGATGCAACACATTGACAGGTCTACCCGGCTTCTACATCTAAACATCGACCTCAAGTGTTAAGACATTAACTCTAAGGTAAAATTGAATTGTCTATAGCTAGTATGCTTTTCCAGACGACGGTTTATGTATGATTTAAAAGTTTCAACAACTCAAGTGTTGTCTAGATTGTGTTTTAGACAGCCAGTTCGGTACAAATGGTTAGCCAAATGCTAAGTTAGCGCTTAGCATGGATGGTTCATTCTCTCTCAACGTGTCAGTAATAGCCAGCTCAGTTGTCACTGGCAACAGTAACTGAAGTTGCTAAATAACTAGTTATTTAGCCAGGTGAGCACTACTAGTGACTGAATTCTGCTTGATACAAAACTACTCTAAAAcatacttagctagctagctagatagagaCGATAGatgcctagctaacgttagatgtcTAGCCTGCAAAATTACTGTTTACTTTGCTAACTTGATAGCTAGCTATCAACCTGTCAAATATTTGtcgtctagctaacgttagatggcTCATAAGCAGTCACAGGTTTGCGTCCCAAACatcaccatattccctatgggccatggtcaaaaggagtgcactatatagggaatggagcGCCATTTTGGATATACACCCTGACTCATATACTCAATAACTGTGCCACCCACCTCCTGTTATTTAACTCCCCTCCGTGTAGGAGCTAGGCACCATGGGAGAACAGCTGAGCCCAGATGAGAAGCTTCACCTCATCACTAGGAACCTTCAGGTtagtcttctctctttctctttctctctctttctctctctccctttctttctctctatctctctctttctccctttctttctctctctctccctttctctctctctctctctctctcgctctttcgctctctctccctttctctctttcgttctctttctctctttcgttctctttcgctctctcgctctctcgctctctctcgttctctcgttctctcgttctctctctctctctctctctctctttctttctttctctttctttctctctctctctctttctctctctctttctttctctttcgctctctctctctctctctttctctctctctctctaatggttGATGTTGTGTGGTATTTCAGGAGGTGCTTGGAGAAGAGAAGATAAAGCAGGTCCTGGCAGAGAGGGAACTGAAGGTGTACTGGGGAACCGCCACCACAGGAAAACCACATGTTGCCTACTTCGTCCCCATGTCCAAGATTGCAGACTTCCTCAAGGCAGGGTGTGAGGTGAGATCTGCGCGTGTGTTTGATTCCTTCACTATTGTCCAGCCTATTTTGTGGTGATCGGGGGAGAGAGAATCACTAGTTCCTTATTATTTTGGACGATATTATATCGatactttgactccaagtatcgatttgtaaaaaataaatacaaataacatTTTCAAATTAAacagtgatttattttatatgTTGCATtagctagttagcgttagctagaGCTAGTTACCATTAGCTAGTTACCATTAGCTagagctagttagcattagctagttagcattagctagagctagttagcattagctagAGCTAGTTAGTCAACATATTGTAtcagcacctaagtatcgtgataatatcgtatcgtaaGGTCCCTAGCAATTCCCAGCCCAAACTATTGGTAGatctatgtgtgtctgtctaaCTCTCCTGCCGACCCCTCCCCAGGTGACCATCCTGTTCGCAGACCTGCACGCGTTCCTGGACAACATGAAGGCTCCCTGGGAGCTGCTGGAGCTGAGGGTGCAGTACTACGAGCAGGTGATCAAGGCCATGCTGGAGAGTATCGGGGTGCCGCTGGACAAACTCAAGTTCATCAAGGGGACAGACTTCCAACTCAGCAGGTTAGTGGTGAGGCTCCGTAGTTCTCTTTCCTGAGAGGGTCCGCTATGTTGATGCAGCGTTCTGATTTTATAGGGAGCTGTTGTCGTCGTCTTGAACGCACTTTGAAGAATATGGAATATGACCGTTATGCAAACATCTATTTCCACTGTTTTTCACTGTCCTGTGTGATATTTTGTAATTGTATGATGGTCATCAtgattatatatttttatattttttatattttagttcaggaCTAGACTCAAATCTTTGTCAGGGAAACCAGTCCATAGTGTTTAGATGTCAACGTCGGTGCTCGTTTGATGTACCTACgtatgccctctctctctctctctctcatagagaATACACTCTGGATGTGTACCGTCTGTCGTCCATGGTAACAGAACATGATGCTAAGAAGGCTGGAGCTGAGGTGGTTAAACAGGTGGACCACCCTCTACTCAGTGGTCTGCTCTACCCTGGActacaggtaataacatggttataacatatTATAACACCCTCTACTCAGTGGTCTGCTCTACCCTGGActacaggtaataacatggttataacatatTATAACACCCTCTACTCAGTGGTCTGCTCTACCCTGGActacaggtaataacatggttataacacattataacaccCTCTACCCTGGActacaggtaataacatggttataacaccCTCTACTCAGTGGTCTGCTCTACCCTGGActacaggtaataacatggttataacaccCTCTACTCCGTGGTCTGCTCTACCCTGGActacaggtaataacatggttataacaccCTCTACTCCGTGGTCTGCTCTACCCTGGActacaggtaataacatggttataacacaCCCTCTACTCAGTAGTCTGCTCTACCCTGGActacaggtaataacatggttataacacaCCCTCTACTCAGTGGTCTGCTCTACCCTGGActacaggtaataacatggttataacacattataacaccCTCTACTCAGTGGTCTGCTCTACCCTGGACTACAGGTTATAACACCCTCTACTCAGTGGTCTGCTctacaggtaataacatggttataacacattataacaccCTCTACTCAGTGGTCTGCTCTACCCTGGActacaggtaataacatggttataacacaCCCTCTACTCAGTGGTCTGCTCTACCCTGGActacaggtaataacatggttataacacaCCCTCTACTCAGTAGTCTGCTCTACCCTGGActacaggtaataacatggttataacacaCCCTCTACTCAGTGGTCTGCTCTACCCTGGActacaggtaataacatggttataacacaTAACACCCTCTACTCAGTGGTCTGCTCTTCCCTGGActacaggtaataacatggttataacaccCTCTACTCAGTGGTCTGTTCTACCCTGGActacaggtaataacatggttataacaccCTCTACTCAGTGGTCTGCTCTACCCTGGActacaggtaataacatggttataacaccCTCTACTCCGTGGTCTGCTCTACCCTGGActacaggtaataacatggttataacaccCTCTCCTCAGTGGTCTGCTCTACCCTGGActacaggtaataacatggttataacacaCCCTCTACTCAGTGGTCTGCTCTACCCTGGActacaggtaataacatggttataacaccCTCTACTCAGTGGTCTGTTCTACCCTGGActacaggtaataacatggttataacacattataacaccCTCTACTCAGTGGTCTGCTCTACCCTGGActacaggtaataacatggttataacaccCTCTACTCCGTGGTCTGCTCTACCCTGGActacaggtaataacatggttataacacaCCCTCTACTCAGTGGTCTGCTCTACCCTGGActacaggtaataacatggttataacacattataacaccCTCTACTCAGTGGTCTGCTCTACCCTGGActacaggtaataacatggttataacacaTAACACCCTCTACTCAGTGGTCTGCTCTACCCTGGActacaggtaataacatggttataacacattataacaccCTCTACTCAGTGGTCTGCTCTACCCTGGActacaggtaataacatggttataacacaTAACACCCTCTACTCAGTGGTCTGCTCTTCCCTGGACTACAGgttataacatggttataacaccCTCTACTCCGTGGTCTGCTCTACCCTGGACTACAGGTTATAACACCCTCTACTCAGTGGTCTGCTctacaggtaataacatggttataacacgTTATAACACCCTCTACTCAGTGGTCTGCTCTACCCTGGActacaggtaataacatggttaaaacacacCCTCTACTCAGTGGTCTGCTCTACCCTGGActacaggtaataacatggttataacaccCTCTACTCCGTGGTCTGCTCTACCCTGGActacaggtaataacatggttataacacaTAACACCCTCTACTCAGTGGTCTGCTCTTCCCTGGACTACAGgttataacatggttataacaccCTCTACTCAGTGGTCTGCTCTACCTTGGACTACAGGTAATACCATGGTTATAACACCCTCTACTCAGTGGTCTGTTCTACCCTGGActacaggtaataacatggttataacaccCTCTACTCAGTGGTCTGTTCTACCCTGGActacaggtaataacatggttataacacattataacaccCTCTACTCAGTGGTCTGCTCTACCCTGGActacaggtaataacatggttataacaccCTCTACTCAGTGGTCTGCTCTACCCTGGActacaggtaataacatggttataacacattataacaccCTCTACTCAGTAGTCTGCTCTACCCTGGACTACAGgttataacatggttataacaccCTCTACTCCGTGGTCTGCTCTACCCTGGActacaggtaataacatggttataacaccCTCTACTCAGTGGTCTGCTCTACCCTGGActacaggtaataacatggttataacacattataacaccCTCTACTCAGTGGTCTGCTCTACCCTGGActacaggtaataacatggttataacacaACACCCTCTACTCAGTGGTCTGCTCTACCCTGGACTACAGGTAACAATGTGGTTATAACAAATCCAATCAAAtctaatgttatttgtcacatacacatggttagcagatgttaatgcgagtgtagcgaaatgcttgtgcttctagttcccgacaatgcagtaatctaacctaacaattccacaactactaccttatacacacaagtgtaaagggataaagaatatgtacataaagatatttgaatgagtgatggtacagaacggcataggcaagataacAGGTTAATAATACAACAGGTTTGTAACCCATTTGCCCCGTCTGTCTTCTAGGCTCTGGATGAGGAGTATCTGAAAGTAGATGCCCAGTTTGGAGGAGTGgatcagaggaagatcttcacCCTGGCTGAGAAGGTACCCGGAACCTTCTGACCTGTTCATGAACTGTCAGCACTGTCCTCTTGTAGAGAGAGATGTTCTTAGATTCAGTTCAGTCATTGGTCAACTGGGAAATTACAAAAATTGTGATGAGTAAGTTTTGTATAATGTATGAGTTCTGAAAATCCCTCCCTATTTCgctcttttctctgtctctctctgtctctctgtgtctctgtctctctttctctctctctctgtctctctctgtctctctctctctgtctgtctctctgtctctgtctctctctctctctgtctctctgtctctctctgtctgtctgtctctctgtctctgtctctctctccccctccagtaCCTGCCCTCTCTGGGCTATGCTAAGCGGTCCCATCTGATGAACCCCATGGTACCAGGACTGACTGGAGCGAAGATGAGTTCTTCAGAGGAGGTGAGTGGTCCTGTCACTTTAATGATTTATAATTCATCCATCCCTTCCTCTTCTTTTGGAGGTAATATATTGTTTTGACCAATCACAAACTAACACAGCCTGTGGGTTGTATTCATTACGATAGACAGTAGCAAagcattttgcaacagaaaatgaacgtttcttattggacaagttcaggtagggCTTTCCCCGTTTGTCCGTTTTCTTCCGGTTGGTTCCTAATGAACATGGCCCTGTGTGTTTCCTGGTGACCTCTGTAGGAGTCTAAGATTGACCTCCTGGACAGGAAGGAGGATGTAAAGAAGAAGTTGAAGAAGGCTTTCTGTGAGCCAGGCAACATCGAGAACAACGGAGTCCTCTCATTTGTTAAACATGTCCT
Coding sequences:
- the yars1 gene encoding tyrosine--tRNA ligase, cytoplasmic, which gives rise to MGEQLSPDEKLHLITRNLQEVLGEEKIKQVLAERELKVYWGTATTGKPHVAYFVPMSKIADFLKAGCEVTILFADLHAFLDNMKAPWELLELRVQYYEQVIKAMLESIGVPLDKLKFIKGTDFQLSREYTLDVYRLSSMVTEHDAKKAGAEVVKQVDHPLLSGLLYPGLQALDEEYLKVDAQFGGVDQRKIFTLAEKYLPSLGYAKRSHLMNPMVPGLTGAKMSSSEEESKIDLLDRKEDVKKKLKKAFCEPGNIENNGVLSFVKHVLFPLVGEFSIKRDPKFGGDKTYTDFEEVEKEFGEELIHPGDLKAGVEVALNKLLDPIRKKFESPELRKLSNTAYPDPSKNKAAGKGNSKVAEEDELVPSRLDIRVGKVISVEKHPDADSLYLEKIDVGEAEPRTVVSGLVAYVSQEALQDRLVVLLCNLKPQKMRGVESQAMLLCASIEGETRRVEPLDPPEGSSPGERVFVEGYETSKPDDKLNPKKKLWEKLQVDLKVSGQCVAQWQDKHLMTKLGHITCKTLKGGNIS